The uncultured Desulfuromonas sp. genome has a segment encoding these proteins:
- a CDS encoding flavodoxin, with translation MKTTIVYGSSTGNTESAAGELAKLIPGSRVLEVTDADTGDFEDCDLLVLGTSTWGFGELQGDWESALDKLRSANLVDIKVALFGLGDQDSYPSTFVDGLRSLNEAAREAGAKLIGLWPADDYDFQDSAALEGDKFLGLALDEENQSELSNQRMKDWTEQLLNEMGH, from the coding sequence ATGAAAACCACCATTGTCTACGGCAGCTCAACTGGAAACACCGAATCCGCTGCGGGCGAACTGGCCAAATTGATCCCCGGATCCCGGGTGCTGGAAGTCACAGATGCGGACACAGGCGATTTTGAAGATTGCGACCTGTTGGTGCTCGGAACCTCGACCTGGGGGTTCGGTGAGCTGCAAGGAGACTGGGAGTCTGCCCTGGACAAGCTGCGTAGCGCCAACCTGGTGGACATAAAAGTCGCTTTGTTTGGACTGGGAGATCAGGACAGCTACCCTTCAACCTTTGTCGATGGTTTACGCTCACTCAATGAAGCGGCAAGAGAAGCGGGAGCAAAGCTGATCGGACTGTGGCCTGCTGACGACTACGACTTTCAAGATTCGGCGGCCCTTGAAGGGGACAAGTTCCTCGGCTTGGCCCTGGATGAAGAAAATCAGTCAGAGCTATCGAATCAACGCATGAAAGACTGGACGGAACAACTTCTCAATGAAATGGGTCATTAA
- a CDS encoding DUF2325 domain-containing protein, with protein sequence MSILIVGADRIQSMVPKIEAMGVEQITHWDTRRYKASKNKIPEHVDLVIFFTDFLHHTVALKLKEKVKNLGLPTIYCRRAWSEMAPELQRELDKKNQ encoded by the coding sequence ATGTCAATCCTGATTGTTGGTGCAGACCGAATTCAATCCATGGTTCCCAAAATTGAAGCCATGGGAGTCGAACAGATTACCCATTGGGATACGCGACGCTATAAGGCGAGCAAAAACAAAATCCCCGAGCATGTTGATCTGGTCATTTTCTTTACGGATTTTCTGCACCATACCGTCGCCCTCAAACTCAAGGAGAAAGTTAAAAACCTCGGACTGCCGACGATCTATTGCCGTCGGGCCTGGAGTGAAATGGCTCCGGAACTGCAACGGGAACTCGACAAAAAAAATCAATAA
- a CDS encoding TonB-dependent receptor, which produces MGSTMPWRYQGGVCLLALLWIVTTTNIVHAEQIIELETILVTASAEKDDDPDQVDQEELRHEHVVDLAELLSQQSASTTLIRKSGYGNEIALRGFGKANLRVLYDNAMIEGACGSRKDPALSHVPLLAVRQVSVQPGPFDVSRQGGLGGAIRVETVDPSAEEKAEVWLKGGSFDYRSGAVQVTGGNDTIQALLGYAATEMDPYEDGDGRDLTDFAPAGRPYSEDGEDQEAFTKQDVWGKLRWNISRQHSLTLSQTYGKAEDVLTPRVAVDIEKERTTLTQLHYDAFELCPYSDHLQVRLYHHDVQHNPFDQYRELVSASLPSFHRRFEARSTFRGASLSNTVERHWGELTVGLTHDHQDWNANAYNDDTDTLINDQFIPDVDHDMWAGYAQIKVLTGPVTWRGGIRYDDSTMEAGETLKFTSAMTDSNRQHDRTASGYLFAGWYPTDFSRLFIGVGRSVRLPTGAERYLQGSSTFYGNPDLDPTVNHELDLGITLDGAWGQWTIKGFYSDLDDYIYQQASPAKTWVNIDAHIYGIETRWNKEIVSGLTVDAGYAWQRGRKDDQPANNADKDLSEIPPWKTRLGLEYENNRWAVRAEWLHSGKASQIDEEAGEVQLADWDVVNLTASYHYSEHWSFHLGVENLFDESYAVANSYEYDVVSGSAVTPPIVYEPGRMVYFSLISRW; this is translated from the coding sequence ATGGGCTCTACCATGCCATGGAGATACCAGGGAGGCGTTTGCCTGCTCGCCCTGTTATGGATTGTGACAACGACTAACATTGTGCACGCCGAACAGATCATTGAACTCGAAACCATTCTGGTCACGGCATCCGCTGAAAAAGACGATGACCCCGACCAGGTTGATCAGGAAGAACTGCGTCATGAACACGTTGTTGATTTAGCCGAGTTACTCAGCCAACAGTCGGCCAGCACAACACTGATTCGTAAAAGCGGTTACGGCAATGAGATTGCACTGCGCGGTTTTGGCAAGGCCAACTTGCGCGTGTTATATGACAACGCCATGATCGAAGGCGCCTGCGGCAGCCGCAAAGACCCGGCGCTATCTCACGTGCCACTACTGGCGGTGCGTCAGGTCAGTGTTCAACCCGGACCGTTTGACGTCAGCCGTCAGGGCGGATTGGGTGGTGCGATCCGTGTTGAAACCGTCGATCCCAGCGCTGAGGAAAAAGCTGAAGTATGGCTCAAAGGCGGCAGCTTTGATTATCGCAGCGGCGCCGTGCAAGTCACCGGCGGAAATGACACCATTCAGGCACTGCTCGGGTACGCAGCAACAGAGATGGATCCGTATGAAGATGGTGACGGCCGCGACCTGACTGATTTTGCACCGGCCGGACGCCCCTATTCGGAGGATGGAGAGGATCAGGAAGCCTTCACCAAACAGGATGTGTGGGGAAAATTGCGCTGGAATATCAGCCGGCAACACAGTCTGACCCTGTCACAGACCTACGGCAAGGCTGAAGATGTGCTGACGCCGCGGGTCGCGGTGGATATTGAAAAAGAGCGCACCACCCTCACCCAACTGCACTACGATGCCTTTGAGCTGTGCCCTTACAGCGATCATCTGCAGGTGCGCCTCTATCATCACGATGTTCAGCACAATCCCTTTGATCAATACCGGGAACTGGTCAGTGCCAGCCTGCCGTCGTTCCATCGCCGTTTTGAAGCACGCTCCACCTTCCGCGGCGCGTCGCTGAGTAACACGGTAGAACGCCATTGGGGTGAACTGACCGTAGGCCTGACTCACGACCATCAGGATTGGAACGCCAATGCCTACAACGACGATACCGACACCCTGATTAATGATCAGTTCATTCCCGATGTGGATCACGATATGTGGGCGGGTTACGCCCAGATCAAGGTTCTGACCGGTCCGGTCACCTGGCGCGGCGGCATCCGCTACGACGATTCCACCATGGAAGCCGGTGAAACATTGAAATTCACCAGCGCCATGACCGACAGCAACCGCCAGCATGACCGCACTGCCAGCGGCTATCTGTTTGCCGGCTGGTACCCGACAGACTTCAGCCGTCTGTTTATCGGTGTCGGTCGCAGCGTGCGCCTGCCCACCGGTGCTGAGCGCTACCTGCAAGGGTCATCGACGTTTTACGGCAATCCAGACCTCGATCCGACCGTTAATCACGAACTCGACCTTGGCATCACTCTGGACGGAGCCTGGGGACAGTGGACCATCAAAGGCTTTTATTCGGACCTGGATGATTACATCTATCAGCAGGCATCACCCGCCAAGACCTGGGTCAATATCGACGCCCATATTTACGGCATTGAAACGCGCTGGAACAAAGAGATCGTCAGTGGGCTGACTGTGGATGCCGGTTATGCCTGGCAACGCGGGCGCAAAGATGACCAACCGGCCAACAACGCTGATAAAGACCTCAGTGAGATTCCTCCATGGAAAACCCGCCTCGGCCTGGAATATGAAAACAATCGCTGGGCGGTCCGTGCAGAATGGTTGCATTCCGGGAAAGCCAGTCAAATCGACGAGGAGGCCGGCGAGGTGCAACTGGCCGACTGGGATGTGGTGAACCTGACCGCCAGTTATCATTACTCGGAGCATTGGTCGTTCCACCTGGGCGTCGAAAACCTATTTGATGAAAGCTATGCCGTGGCCAACTCGTACGAATATGATGTGGTCAGTGGTTCCGCCGTCACGCCACCGATTGTTTACGAGCCGGGGCGCATGGTCTATTTCAGTCTGATCAGTCGCTGGTAA
- a CDS encoding LbtU family siderophore porin gives MKQTTTVLLCLLITLCTATIAAAQRPDPSNEALLERITRLEEKLAAQEEQQNEPELLGAWSDRITLSGLIEIEAAYESFDFDDPGESDEDSSDIVLATVELGVDVDLVKHVSGHILLLWEEDDTEPMDVDEAFITLDGEDVLPLYLTAGKMYVPFGDFSSNMISDPLTLELGETRESAVLVGFDVNGMYGSIYAFNGDIEEADDDDNHVDNFGVTVGYAMENDSMTLDAGICYINNLLDSDGLGDSYDESVEEADEAGSVLELNDYVGGFGAHIVAELGSLNLIAEYIGAIDDIEYLVDGVKVEEDAIRSWNLEAGYSFELMGKEAIVAAAYQGTDNAGDFLPESRYMACIGAGIFDYTSLALEIAHDEYETDDEADIITAQLAIEF, from the coding sequence ATGAAACAAACCACCACGGTACTCCTCTGTCTGCTGATCACCCTGTGTACTGCCACGATCGCAGCGGCCCAACGTCCCGACCCTTCCAACGAAGCCCTGTTGGAGCGCATCACCCGCCTTGAAGAGAAACTTGCCGCCCAGGAAGAACAACAGAACGAGCCCGAGCTTCTCGGAGCCTGGAGCGACAGAATCACCCTGAGTGGCCTGATTGAAATCGAAGCCGCGTATGAGTCATTTGATTTCGATGATCCGGGTGAAAGCGACGAGGACTCAAGCGACATTGTCCTGGCAACGGTAGAGCTTGGCGTGGATGTTGATCTGGTTAAACATGTCAGCGGCCATATTCTGCTGCTGTGGGAAGAAGATGACACCGAGCCCATGGACGTTGATGAAGCCTTCATCACGCTCGACGGTGAGGATGTGCTGCCACTCTATCTCACTGCCGGTAAAATGTATGTTCCGTTTGGCGATTTCAGTTCAAACATGATTTCCGATCCGCTGACCCTTGAACTGGGTGAAACCCGCGAAAGTGCCGTATTGGTCGGCTTTGATGTCAACGGCATGTACGGCAGCATTTACGCCTTTAATGGTGATATCGAAGAAGCCGATGATGACGATAATCATGTCGACAACTTCGGCGTCACTGTCGGTTATGCGATGGAAAACGACAGCATGACTCTCGATGCCGGAATCTGCTATATCAACAACCTGCTTGATTCCGACGGTCTGGGCGATTCCTATGATGAATCCGTTGAAGAAGCGGATGAGGCAGGCAGCGTGCTGGAATTAAACGACTATGTCGGTGGTTTCGGAGCTCATATCGTTGCTGAATTGGGCAGCCTGAACCTGATCGCAGAATATATCGGGGCAATTGACGATATTGAATATCTCGTTGACGGCGTCAAAGTCGAAGAAGATGCCATCCGCAGCTGGAATCTTGAAGCCGGTTACAGCTTCGAGCTGATGGGTAAAGAAGCCATTGTTGCCGCGGCTTATCAAGGCACGGATAATGCCGGGGACTTTCTGCCGGAAAGCCGCTACATGGCGTGCATCGGTGCCGGAATCTTCGATTACACCTCTCTGGCACTGGAAATCGCCCACGACGAATACGAAACCGATGATGAAGCAGATATTATCACGGCTCAACTTGCCATTGAGTTCTAA
- a CDS encoding Crp/Fnr family transcriptional regulator, which produces MSGSVGELTQLPLLKGVSATTLQSVIETAKRRYLPKKGVMLSSEDLSQRLFVLLEGQIKVLRPSVGGDESLQQRLGEGDVFCLVSMVSGAHCGSYGESMGPCTLLSWPHRVFIDLMEKDRNLHVNVLNLLAQQVEVERHKRCLSQCSNVGARVAGYLLYLDETRCCRSESIDVRPITLSAQELGMARETMSRTFSAFERSGIVKCCRGLVKIHDHERLQMIADGMECECGCETEQRKASSS; this is translated from the coding sequence ATGTCCGGATCGGTTGGAGAACTTACTCAATTGCCTCTGCTTAAAGGGGTGTCAGCAACAACGTTGCAGTCTGTCATTGAAACGGCTAAACGACGTTATCTTCCGAAAAAAGGGGTGATGCTCAGTTCTGAAGATTTGTCGCAAAGATTGTTTGTCCTTCTTGAAGGGCAGATAAAAGTCTTGCGGCCTTCCGTTGGCGGTGATGAGTCGTTGCAGCAGCGCCTCGGCGAGGGAGATGTCTTTTGTCTGGTCTCTATGGTTTCCGGTGCTCATTGCGGAAGTTATGGCGAAAGTATGGGGCCCTGCACGTTGCTCAGTTGGCCGCACCGTGTGTTTATCGATCTGATGGAGAAAGACCGCAACCTTCATGTCAATGTCCTCAACCTGTTAGCTCAGCAAGTCGAGGTGGAACGTCATAAGCGATGCTTGTCCCAGTGTTCCAATGTTGGAGCCCGGGTGGCAGGCTATCTGCTTTATCTTGACGAAACGCGTTGTTGTCGAAGTGAATCCATTGATGTTCGTCCGATCACGCTAAGCGCTCAGGAATTGGGCATGGCCCGGGAGACCATGTCGCGGACATTTTCGGCATTTGAACGCTCGGGCATTGTCAAATGCTGCCGGGGCCTTGTCAAGATACACGACCATGAACGATTGCAGATGATTGCTGACGGCATGGAGTGTGAGTGTGGTTGTGAGACTGAACAACGCAAAGCATCATCGTCCTGA